The Sinomonas sp. P10A9 genome includes a window with the following:
- a CDS encoding MarR family winged helix-turn-helix transcriptional regulator, whose amino-acid sequence MSSPVPLPFDPIDEARRQWVAHGWEQAARNMVAVSLIMRAQQILLARAEAVLKPLGLSFSRFGLLRLLRFSKTGRLPMVTASARLQVQPTTLASAVERLAKDGLVERQAHPRDGRSVLVVLTPHGADVVDRATELLNEGLFGDLGLRTESVDQLNDILTEFRRAAGDFAEPEF is encoded by the coding sequence ATGAGCTCTCCGGTGCCCTTGCCGTTCGATCCGATCGACGAAGCAAGGCGACAGTGGGTGGCCCACGGTTGGGAGCAGGCAGCCCGGAACATGGTCGCCGTTTCCCTGATCATGCGCGCGCAACAGATCCTCCTCGCACGCGCAGAGGCCGTACTCAAGCCACTCGGCCTGAGCTTCTCCCGCTTCGGACTCCTTCGGCTCCTGCGTTTCTCAAAGACAGGGCGCCTCCCTATGGTCACAGCCAGCGCCCGCCTCCAGGTCCAGCCCACGACGTTGGCGAGCGCCGTCGAACGCCTCGCGAAGGACGGCCTGGTGGAGCGTCAGGCCCACCCGAGGGATGGCCGGTCCGTCCTCGTCGTTCTTACCCCCCATGGAGCCGACGTCGTCGACCGAGCCACCGAACTCCTCAACGAGGGCCTCTTCGGCGATCTCGGACTGCGCACTGAGAGTGTCGACCAGCTCAATGACATCCTCACCGAGTTCCGGCGCGCCGCTGGAGACTTCGCCGAGCCCGAGTTCTGA
- a CDS encoding MBL fold metallo-hydrolase, translated as MTGHAQKAAWRNRVLPPVEQVRENVWSIPVPFPNHPMRYTLSYLLTGGDDAILVDPGWASDEGWRHLVAGLGRAGFGLGDLTGIVVTHRHADHLGLAARVREASGAWVALGKDETLSLPAETEVGDWVAADLAGLELWGVPGDRQREIALGERWLTTQRRLAEPDLRLADGAAVPVPGLQLLVVETPGHTPGHICLVDESKGLIFSGDHVLPRISPNVSFYALGPANPLADYYRSLERIGFDEEMEVCPAHEYRFSGMRGRVNELLADGRGRSEEVLRIVADASAGSIWEIARRLSWSRGWGSLQGPPLRLALAETAAHVVYLESCGYDIGAPIHEAAGEVR; from the coding sequence GTGACCGGCCACGCCCAGAAGGCTGCTTGGCGGAACAGAGTCCTCCCTCCCGTGGAGCAGGTCCGTGAGAACGTCTGGTCCATCCCCGTTCCGTTCCCGAATCACCCCATGCGGTACACGCTCAGCTATCTACTGACCGGAGGCGATGACGCCATCCTCGTCGATCCCGGCTGGGCCAGCGACGAAGGCTGGCGGCACCTGGTTGCCGGGCTGGGCCGCGCCGGGTTCGGCCTTGGCGATCTCACCGGAATCGTGGTCACTCACCGCCATGCCGATCATCTGGGGCTGGCCGCTCGCGTCCGGGAGGCTTCGGGAGCGTGGGTGGCTCTCGGGAAGGACGAGACGCTCAGTCTGCCCGCCGAGACGGAGGTCGGCGACTGGGTGGCCGCGGACCTCGCCGGGCTTGAGCTATGGGGTGTCCCCGGTGATCGGCAGCGTGAGATCGCCTTGGGCGAGCGGTGGCTGACCACCCAGCGGAGGTTGGCTGAGCCGGACCTCCGGCTGGCAGACGGCGCCGCGGTACCCGTCCCGGGACTGCAGCTTCTCGTCGTGGAAACACCCGGACACACCCCTGGGCACATCTGTCTGGTGGATGAGTCCAAGGGCTTGATCTTCAGCGGCGACCACGTCCTGCCGCGCATTTCGCCCAACGTTTCCTTCTATGCCCTCGGGCCAGCGAACCCCCTAGCGGACTACTACCGATCTCTGGAACGGATTGGGTTCGACGAGGAGATGGAAGTGTGCCCGGCGCACGAATACCGGTTCAGCGGCATGCGCGGGCGCGTGAACGAGCTGCTCGCAGACGGCCGGGGCCGCTCGGAAGAGGTGCTCCGGATCGTCGCGGACGCCTCGGCGGGCTCGATCTGGGAGATCGCACGCCGGCTGAGCTGGTCGAGGGGCTGGGGCTCCTTGCAGGGCCCTCCGCTCCGGCTGGCTCTTGCCGAGACCGCCGCCCACGTGGTGTATCTGGAGTCCTGTGGCTACGACATCGGCGCACCGATCCATGAGGCCGCAGGGGAGGTCAGGTAG
- a CDS encoding cytochrome b/b6 domain-containing protein gives MVRFAVLAVTAVAALAVLVLAARWLIGLPPVARFVAEHPGQAPLPPSVPVGIPAWLGWQHFFNAFLMLLIVRTGWQVRTTTRPTASWTRKNTGLLRTKGQPKKISLELWFHLSLDALWVLNGLVFAILLFVTGQWMRIVPTSWEIVPHAASALLQYAALEWPLENGWVSYNALQVLAYFVTVFIAAPLSVLTGVRMSNAWPKGPDGINRLFPIELARRLHFPVMIYFVAFTAVHVFLVFATGALRNLNHMYAPSDDDEWLGFAFFSASLVVMIAAWFLARPLFLRPIAALMGKVGR, from the coding sequence ATGGTGCGCTTCGCCGTACTCGCGGTCACGGCGGTCGCAGCGCTGGCGGTCCTTGTGCTTGCGGCGCGCTGGCTCATTGGCCTGCCACCTGTGGCCCGGTTCGTCGCTGAGCACCCCGGCCAGGCCCCCTTGCCACCGTCCGTGCCCGTCGGGATCCCAGCGTGGCTCGGCTGGCAGCACTTCTTCAACGCCTTCCTCATGCTCCTCATCGTCCGCACCGGCTGGCAGGTGCGGACCACCACGCGGCCGACGGCCTCGTGGACCCGCAAGAACACGGGCCTCCTCCGGACCAAGGGCCAGCCCAAGAAGATCAGCCTTGAACTCTGGTTCCACCTCAGCCTCGATGCCCTCTGGGTGCTCAACGGCCTCGTGTTTGCCATCCTCCTCTTCGTCACGGGGCAGTGGATGCGCATCGTCCCGACCTCTTGGGAGATCGTCCCGCACGCAGCCTCGGCCCTCCTCCAGTACGCGGCACTCGAGTGGCCGCTCGAGAATGGCTGGGTGTCCTACAACGCACTCCAGGTCTTGGCCTACTTCGTGACAGTGTTCATCGCCGCGCCGCTCTCTGTCCTCACCGGAGTGCGGATGTCCAACGCGTGGCCTAAGGGCCCGGACGGGATCAACCGCCTCTTCCCCATCGAGTTGGCGCGCCGACTGCACTTCCCTGTGATGATCTATTTCGTCGCGTTCACCGCAGTGCATGTCTTCCTCGTCTTCGCCACCGGCGCCCTGCGGAATCTCAACCACATGTACGCCCCCTCCGACGACGACGAGTGGCTCGGATTCGCCTTCTTCTCGGCGTCCCTCGTGGTCATGATTGCCGCATGGTTTCTGGCCCGGCCGCTCTTCCTGCGTCCCATTGCAGCGCTGATGGGCAAGGTCGGCCGCTAG
- a CDS encoding IclR family transcriptional regulator → MSEAPTGESVISRVARILSAFDRKNRSMPLTVLADRTGLPLPTAYRLVSELVRHGLLERGPDKEIRVGLRLWELSTRGSDTLSLRDTALPYMEDLFESLGRLTTLSVLDNGTLLYLERISPEGLSLDRALVAQRHPIHAASSGLVLLAFSSPEFQDDFLAKPLPKYTEDTVTDPHVLRRVLAEIRQQRFCSAPGIGTRGWTGMAVPVFGAGQRVVAALSVVYERGGERTHEAIPALHAASFGISMALGVKPPKRS, encoded by the coding sequence ATGTCCGAGGCACCCACCGGTGAGTCTGTCATCAGCCGAGTGGCCCGCATCCTCTCCGCGTTCGACCGCAAGAACCGCTCCATGCCATTGACGGTCCTGGCGGATCGGACGGGCCTGCCGCTGCCAACGGCCTACCGGCTCGTCTCGGAGCTCGTGCGCCACGGACTGCTCGAGCGTGGCCCGGACAAGGAGATCCGTGTTGGACTCAGGCTCTGGGAGCTCTCGACGCGGGGCAGCGACACGCTGTCCCTCCGGGACACGGCGCTGCCGTACATGGAAGACCTCTTCGAGAGCCTGGGGCGCCTCACGACGCTGTCAGTCCTCGACAACGGAACACTGCTCTACCTCGAAAGGATCTCCCCCGAGGGCCTCTCCCTCGACCGCGCCCTCGTGGCGCAACGGCATCCCATCCACGCGGCATCCTCCGGCCTCGTGCTGCTGGCTTTCTCATCACCGGAGTTCCAAGACGACTTCCTCGCCAAGCCCCTCCCGAAGTACACCGAGGACACCGTCACCGACCCGCATGTCCTGCGCCGCGTGCTTGCCGAGATCAGGCAGCAGCGCTTCTGCTCTGCCCCGGGAATCGGAACGCGCGGATGGACCGGCATGGCGGTTCCGGTCTTCGGCGCCGGGCAGCGTGTCGTGGCGGCTCTGAGCGTCGTCTACGAGCGCGGGGGTGAGCGGACCCACGAGGCCATCCCCGCCCTTCACGCGGCGTCCTTCGGGATCTCGATGGCACTGGGGGTTAAACCGCCCAAGCGCAGCTGA
- a CDS encoding MFS transporter yields MATTHSAPSDAATMRRVRRAGAIGNFIEYFDNALYAYFAVTIAKLFFPTADPVAGLLSTFAVFGVAFFIRPVGGIVFGHIGDRWGRKRQLILALLLMSISTTALGLLPTYATVGLLAPALLMGCRLLQGFSVGGESTGAFVLVVEHSAAASRGRNTAPLIVSSIAGAACAAATALATTALLPPEAITEWGWRVPFFIAVPLGVVGLYLRLHIDESEAYKEATKESAVINKAVGHRHSPLAQAFRSVPKEMLILFGWVALQAVAGYLTVGYMVSHLVQFEKFAFSSALGILIAAMVIAMIASTLLGRLMDRISRRSFASILSIGLAVWVLPAFVLMSWGPVPAAFGLGIFASLMYGTMITSGVAIVELFPVDVRASASGFAYSVAFSVFGGTVPFVATWMSASFGATAPSYYVILFAVAAIFVARFGIPNAREMDVVADAAATPSATASAPR; encoded by the coding sequence TTGGCTACAACCCATTCGGCGCCGTCCGACGCCGCCACGATGCGCCGGGTGCGCAGGGCCGGCGCGATCGGCAACTTCATCGAGTACTTCGACAACGCCCTGTATGCCTACTTCGCGGTCACGATCGCGAAGTTGTTCTTCCCCACGGCAGACCCTGTGGCCGGTCTGCTCTCGACCTTCGCCGTGTTCGGCGTCGCCTTCTTCATCCGCCCTGTCGGTGGCATTGTGTTCGGCCACATCGGCGATCGGTGGGGCCGCAAGCGGCAGCTCATCCTCGCGCTGCTTCTCATGAGCATCTCGACCACGGCACTCGGCCTCCTGCCCACGTATGCGACGGTGGGCCTGCTGGCCCCGGCACTCCTCATGGGCTGCCGCCTACTCCAGGGTTTCTCCGTCGGCGGCGAGTCGACAGGGGCCTTCGTTCTGGTCGTCGAACACTCCGCCGCGGCCTCCCGAGGCCGGAATACCGCACCGCTCATCGTCTCCTCCATCGCGGGTGCTGCGTGCGCCGCTGCTACAGCCCTCGCCACAACAGCGCTACTTCCACCCGAAGCCATCACCGAGTGGGGCTGGCGTGTGCCGTTCTTCATCGCGGTCCCGCTCGGCGTCGTCGGCCTGTACCTGCGGCTCCACATCGACGAGTCCGAAGCCTACAAGGAAGCCACGAAGGAGTCGGCTGTCATCAACAAGGCGGTGGGCCACCGCCACTCGCCTCTCGCACAGGCCTTCCGCAGCGTCCCGAAAGAAATGCTCATCCTGTTCGGGTGGGTTGCCCTCCAGGCCGTCGCCGGATACCTGACGGTCGGTTACATGGTGTCGCACCTCGTCCAGTTCGAGAAGTTCGCGTTCAGTTCTGCCTTGGGCATCCTCATCGCCGCCATGGTCATCGCGATGATCGCGTCAACGCTTCTCGGTCGCCTCATGGACCGGATCTCCCGCAGGTCCTTTGCCTCGATTCTCTCGATCGGCCTCGCGGTGTGGGTCCTCCCAGCCTTCGTCCTGATGTCCTGGGGCCCCGTCCCTGCAGCCTTCGGGCTGGGGATCTTCGCCTCGCTCATGTACGGCACGATGATCACCTCTGGCGTCGCCATCGTCGAGCTCTTCCCGGTGGACGTCCGGGCGAGCGCGAGCGGCTTTGCCTACTCGGTGGCCTTCTCAGTCTTCGGCGGCACCGTCCCCTTCGTCGCGACCTGGATGTCGGCATCCTTCGGGGCCACAGCGCCGTCGTACTACGTGATCCTGTTCGCGGTCGCAGCCATCTTCGTCGCCCGATTCGGAATCCCGAACGCCCGGGAGATGGATGTGGTCGCCGATGCGGCCGCCACACCAAGCGCCACGGCGTCCGCTCCCCGCTGA